The sequence TTCTTATTCAAACCGAAATAAAATTATTTAATAAAGTTTATAGTATAGATTTGTCGTTAACAGACAGGAATTTAATGAAGTACGACGTGTTAATTGGAAGAAAATTTTTGAATAAAAAGTTTTTGGTTGATACTTCGGTAGCAAATTTGTCACATAAATTAAACAGAAAACAGAATTAGAATTCAATTTGAAAATTAAAAAAACACTATGAATATTGTAGTATTATCACGAAATCCAAAGTTATATTCAACCAAGAGACTGGTTCAGGCAGGAGAAGAAAGAGATCATAAAATGATGATTGTAGATCACTCCAAATGTGATTTGGTTATTGAAAAGAAAAATCCACAGATTATCTATCAAGGGAAAAAGCTTGAAGATATTGATGCCGTAATTCCTAGAATTGGAGCATCGATAACCTTTTACGGAACTGCAGTTGTCCGTCAATTCGAGATGATGAAGGTGTTTACCGCCATCGAGTCAATTGCCCTCGGGCGTTCGCGCGATAAACTACGCAGTTTACAAATTCTTTCCCGGGCAGGATTAGGATTGCCCAAAACGGTTTTTACCAATTACAGCAAAAATACCGATCACATTATCGATAGTATCGGAGGAGCTCCAATGGTCATTAAACTTTTAGAAGGCACACAAGGGATTGGCGTTGTTTTGGCCGAGAATAAGAATGCCGCTTCGTCGGTAATTGAAGCATTTCATGGATTAAAAGCCCGTGTAATTGCTCAGGAATTTATTGAGGAAGCCAAAGGTGCCGATATCAGAGCCTTTGTTGTTGATGGCGTGGTTGTAGGAGCCATGCGTAGAAGCGGTAAACCAGGCGATTTCAGGTCGAACCTACACCGTGGAGGAACTGCAGAAGTTATTGAATTGAGCGATGAAGAAGAAAATGCAGCATTAAAAGCAGCCAGGGTAATGGGGCTTGGTGTTGCAGGAGTAGATATGTTGCAATCGAAAAACGGGCCGCTAATTATGGAGGTAAACTCGTCGCCTGGTTTAGAAGGCATTGAAAGCGCTACAGGTATTGACATTGCCAAAAGCATAATTCGTTATGTTGAACGAAATGTTTAATCATAGCGCAAAGGGTAATGAATAAACTGGGCTAAATAAGCATTTATGAAAATTCTGAACCGAGAAATAATGCCGGGTGAATCCGTGCAAATCAACCTCGATACAGTGCGACTGCACACGCGTACACGAATAAATGTGCCGGTAATTATTGAGCGTGCCAAAGAAGATGGTCCGGTCTTGCTAATCAATGCCGGTATTCATGGCGACGAAGTAAATGGTGTTGAAATTGTACGGAAGGCCATTTCGAGCAACATGTTACGCCCC comes from uncultured Draconibacterium sp. and encodes:
- the rimK gene encoding 30S ribosomal protein S6--L-glutamate ligase yields the protein MNIVVLSRNPKLYSTKRLVQAGEERDHKMMIVDHSKCDLVIEKKNPQIIYQGKKLEDIDAVIPRIGASITFYGTAVVRQFEMMKVFTAIESIALGRSRDKLRSLQILSRAGLGLPKTVFTNYSKNTDHIIDSIGGAPMVIKLLEGTQGIGVVLAENKNAASSVIEAFHGLKARVIAQEFIEEAKGADIRAFVVDGVVVGAMRRSGKPGDFRSNLHRGGTAEVIELSDEEENAALKAARVMGLGVAGVDMLQSKNGPLIMEVNSSPGLEGIESATGIDIAKSIIRYVERNV